The following coding sequences are from one Phenylobacterium glaciei window:
- a CDS encoding carbonic anhydrase has protein sequence MLDDLKANNKAWAARKVAADPGFFERLKGQQAPDYLWIGCSDSRVPANEIVDLDPGELFVHRNVANLAPPQDANYLSVLQFAVDVLKVKHIMVVGHYGCGGVAAAVDGERRGLVDHWLHPIREVHEEHRCELDKLGTRGERLDRLCELNVIRQVKNVATDVFVQDAWTRGQNLCVHGLVYSLENGLLTDLNVSVGNHCEE, from the coding sequence ATGCTCGATGACCTGAAGGCGAACAACAAGGCTTGGGCCGCGCGCAAGGTCGCGGCCGATCCCGGCTTCTTCGAGAGGCTCAAGGGCCAGCAGGCGCCGGACTATCTGTGGATCGGCTGTTCCGACAGCCGGGTGCCGGCCAACGAGATCGTCGATCTCGATCCGGGCGAGCTGTTCGTGCACCGCAACGTCGCCAACCTCGCCCCGCCGCAGGACGCCAACTATCTGTCGGTTCTGCAGTTCGCGGTCGATGTGCTGAAGGTGAAGCACATCATGGTGGTGGGTCACTACGGCTGCGGCGGCGTGGCCGCGGCGGTGGACGGCGAGCGGCGCGGCCTGGTGGATCACTGGCTGCACCCGATCCGCGAGGTGCACGAGGAGCACCGCTGCGAACTCGACAAGCTGGGCACCCGGGGCGAGCGCCTGGACCGCCTGTGCGAGCTGAACGTCATCCGCCAGGTTAAGAACGTGGCCACCGACGTTTTCGTGCAGGACGCCTGGACGCGCGGCCAGAACCTCTGCGTCCACGGCCTGGTCTATTCGCTGGAAAACGGCCTGCTGACCGATCTCAACGTCTCGGTGGGCAACCACTGCGAAGAGTAA
- a CDS encoding GFA family protein, with amino-acid sequence MTRHLGSCHCGAVTFAIEAEIDHLTACDCSLCVKKNARMVRVRADLLTVLSGEDQLGAYEWNTHRARHHFCRTCGIYVFHRKRAARDLYEVNVFCLDGFDPTGLPVRASDGVGMSVAAEGAREAWPGPREG; translated from the coding sequence ATGACCCGTCATCTCGGCTCCTGCCATTGCGGGGCGGTGACCTTCGCCATCGAGGCGGAGATTGATCACCTGACCGCCTGCGACTGTTCTCTGTGCGTGAAGAAGAACGCGCGGATGGTGCGGGTGCGCGCCGATCTCCTGACGGTGCTGTCGGGGGAGGACCAGCTCGGCGCCTATGAGTGGAACACTCACCGGGCGCGGCACCATTTCTGCCGGACCTGCGGCATCTACGTCTTCCACCGCAAGCGCGCGGCGCGCGACCTGTATGAGGTCAATGTCTTTTGCCTGGACGGCTTCGACCCCACCGGCCTGCCGGTTCGGGCCAGCGACGGTGTGGGCATGTCTGTGGCGGCGGAGGGGGCCAGAGAGGCTTGGCCGGGACCGCGCGAAGGCTGA
- a CDS encoding MAPEG family protein encodes MSVELTMLTYSVGLLFVLVFVQALVGIRSQGAVPLANSRDDLPPPSGFHARMKRVVDNHREGLTMFAPLVLVAAVAGVSNGTTVLGAQLFFYSRVVHAVLYIFGVPMVRPLAWAVGVVGTVMVFAALVGLA; translated from the coding sequence ATGAGTGTTGAACTGACGATGCTGACCTATTCGGTCGGCCTGCTTTTCGTGTTGGTCTTCGTCCAGGCCCTGGTGGGCATCAGGTCCCAGGGCGCGGTGCCGCTGGCCAATTCCCGCGACGACCTGCCGCCGCCGAGCGGCTTCCACGCGCGGATGAAGCGGGTGGTGGACAATCACCGCGAGGGGCTGACGATGTTCGCGCCCCTGGTGCTGGTGGCGGCTGTCGCCGGGGTGTCCAACGGCACGACGGTGCTGGGCGCGCAGCTGTTCTTCTATTCCCGGGTCGTCCACGCGGTTCTCTACATCTTCGGCGTACCGATGGTGCGGCCCCTGGCCTGGGCGGTCGGCGTGGTGGGTACCGTGATGGTGTTTGCCGCCCTGGTGGGCCTGGCCTAG
- a CDS encoding polysaccharide deacetylase: protein MRWLLLQQELGRWRKAGRKPVLWWRDDDARAPSAELDRLLTAAAAHDTPLTLAVIPDGDLKALSARLAGETLVSVAQHGVDHQNRRDGPAAGEFPHAWMRIRVATQMRAGWAKVSGLPGAVQVFVPPWNDIHPELPAVLQDCGYIGWSAWAETAPLEKAPRVDTHVDLLRWRGGARFRGEGRILERLRELLAERRQAGLWAAPVGLLTHHLDHDEAAWRFLDRFIAWTQASGDIAWRALPDLLAELPVEISPVARKG, encoded by the coding sequence ATGCGTTGGCTGCTGCTGCAACAGGAACTGGGCCGCTGGCGTAAAGCCGGCCGCAAGCCCGTGCTGTGGTGGCGCGACGACGACGCCCGCGCACCGTCGGCGGAGCTCGATCGGCTGCTGACCGCCGCGGCGGCCCACGACACGCCTCTCACCCTGGCGGTGATCCCCGACGGGGATCTGAAAGCCCTGTCGGCGCGGCTGGCGGGAGAGACTCTGGTCAGCGTCGCCCAGCACGGTGTGGACCACCAGAACCGCCGAGACGGCCCCGCGGCTGGGGAATTCCCCCACGCCTGGATGCGGATTCGGGTCGCCACCCAGATGCGGGCCGGCTGGGCTAAGGTCTCCGGACTCCCGGGGGCGGTCCAGGTGTTCGTGCCGCCCTGGAACGACATCCATCCCGAGCTGCCGGCGGTGCTGCAGGACTGCGGCTATATCGGTTGGTCAGCCTGGGCCGAGACCGCGCCGCTGGAGAAGGCGCCCCGGGTGGACACCCATGTCGACCTGCTGCGCTGGCGAGGGGGCGCGCGGTTCCGCGGCGAGGGCAGGATTCTGGAGCGCCTGCGCGAGCTGCTCGCCGAGCGGCGGCAGGCGGGACTCTGGGCCGCGCCGGTCGGCCTGCTGACCCACCATCTCGATCACGATGAGGCGGCCTGGCGGTTCCTGGACAGGTTCATCGCCTGGACGCAGGCCAGCGGCGACATCGCCTGGCGCGCCCTGCCGGACCTGCTGGCGGAGCTGCCGGTCGAGATTTCGCCCGTCGCCCGGAAAGGTTGA
- a CDS encoding RNA polymerase sigma factor, translating into MRFFAARLGSVALAEDLAQDLYLKVAALDPAEPILSPSAMLFRMGSNLMLDRLRKERRTVVRDDAWIKTERTSIGGEDVVDDPPADEALAGRQRLAQLTTALEDLPPRMRRAFQLHKLDGLSHAETARAMGISISAVEKHISGALKTLLARLG; encoded by the coding sequence GTGCGCTTCTTCGCCGCCCGGCTCGGCTCCGTGGCGCTGGCGGAAGACCTCGCCCAGGATCTGTATCTCAAGGTCGCAGCCCTGGACCCGGCCGAACCGATCCTGAGTCCGTCGGCCATGCTGTTTCGCATGGGCTCGAACCTGATGCTGGACCGGCTGCGCAAGGAGCGGCGCACGGTGGTCCGTGACGACGCCTGGATAAAGACCGAGCGTACCTCCATCGGCGGTGAGGACGTGGTCGATGACCCTCCGGCCGACGAGGCCCTGGCCGGGCGCCAGCGGCTCGCCCAACTCACCACAGCCCTGGAAGACCTGCCGCCGCGCATGAGGCGGGCCTTTCAGCTTCACAAGCTGGACGGTCTCAGCCACGCTGAGACGGCGCGGGCGATGGGAATTTCGATCAGCGCGGTGGAAAAACACATCAGCGGCGCCCTGAAAACTCTGCTGGCGAGGCTGGGATGA
- a CDS encoding FecR family protein → MNESLQEGIDATRDAAADWLMQMRAPQADETDWLAFEAWLGASPDHAAAYDAAMALWEELDAAGPVLKAALDPHGPGARRQRPPPPLGASRRWTMAASLAAAALVVAVVPWRDITAPTTVYATGKGERRTVTLADGTRIDLNAGSKISVKLGSRERRVVMEDAEAVFDVTKDPKRPFVIASGDRTVRVVGTQFDVRRRDGRIAVTVARGIVEVRPAAGASGQAIRLTPGLRLDHVEGAAHSELSKVTPQEVFDWRTGRLVYRNRPLEEVVADINRYTETPLKLADARTGQIRFSGVLVLDDHQAVVRSLVMLAPITSVNTRDSILLRAQ, encoded by the coding sequence ATGAACGAGTCGCTGCAGGAAGGGATCGACGCCACGCGCGACGCCGCAGCCGACTGGTTGATGCAGATGCGCGCGCCACAGGCCGACGAAACCGATTGGCTGGCCTTCGAGGCCTGGCTGGGAGCCTCCCCAGACCACGCTGCGGCCTATGACGCCGCGATGGCCCTGTGGGAAGAGCTGGACGCCGCCGGCCCGGTCCTCAAGGCCGCCTTGGATCCGCACGGCCCCGGCGCCCGTCGGCAACGTCCGCCGCCGCCGCTTGGCGCGTCGCGTCGCTGGACCATGGCCGCGAGCCTGGCCGCTGCGGCCCTCGTGGTGGCCGTCGTCCCCTGGCGCGACATCACCGCCCCCACCACGGTCTACGCCACAGGCAAGGGCGAGCGCCGCACCGTCACCCTGGCCGACGGCACCCGCATCGACCTAAACGCCGGCTCCAAGATCAGCGTCAAGCTGGGCAGCCGTGAACGTCGCGTCGTCATGGAGGACGCCGAGGCGGTGTTCGATGTGACCAAGGACCCCAAGCGGCCCTTCGTGATCGCCAGCGGCGACCGCACGGTCCGGGTCGTGGGCACTCAGTTCGACGTCCGCCGCCGCGACGGCCGCATCGCGGTCACCGTGGCCCGCGGCATCGTGGAGGTGCGGCCCGCCGCCGGCGCCTCCGGACAGGCCATCCGGCTGACCCCCGGCCTGCGCCTCGACCATGTCGAGGGCGCGGCCCATTCCGAACTCAGCAAGGTCACCCCGCAGGAGGTGTTCGACTGGCGCACCGGCCGCCTGGTCTATCGCAACCGCCCCCTGGAGGAGGTGGTGGCGGACATCAACCGCTATACCGAGACGCCGCTGAAGCTCGCCGACGCCCGGACCGGCCAGATCAGATTCTCCGGGGTCCTGGTGCTCGACGACCATCAGGCCGTGGTGCGGAGCCTCGTGATGCTCGCCCCAATCACTTCCGTTAACACCCGAGACAGCATACTGCTTCGCGCCCAGTAA
- a CDS encoding TonB-dependent receptor has protein sequence MRILPEAPEAAGAAPTPSKPGPQPLPDPVAEILVTATKRPVAYDRLPASLSLISASQLQITGATDAAGAVRQVAGVTMTNLGPGRDKILLRGLSDGAFTGRTRSTVGTFLDYVPITYNAPDPDLRLADVQAIEVLRGPQGALYGGGSLSGVYRIITRKPEFNLLQGALTAGAAWTETGSPGYEAEGMVNLPLVHDRAALRLVAYTEVEGGYLDDVNLRLSDVDQTKRIGGRLALAVQINDTWSVTVGGAVQQLDSNDTQYVTPGPNRLRRANRIRERHKNDFGEAAVTVIGSGDWGRLESSTAYVRHAYSSLYDASAALNLYGSSTADLGVFEEYTKVDMVVEDAVLTSPGDSRLQWLAGLYGAWTLEKSPSVLRVRATAGPPVPVYVDDRSDRLITSAVYGQASYRLARGWTLAAGARVFETDLRTSSAVQAPLTGATRAFTRKAQFKGWSPQLTLQHDFQSGAMLYLLASEGGRPGGFNSGGISAPAPSRKTFQPDRLRNFEVGTKLRLFDRRLSVQSAVFYDLWNNIQTDQYLPSGLPYTANVGDGRNIGLEIEATWRPTTTLTVQANALLNSSKVTKVNPIFATRVQDRLPGVPDASVGALATYERPLRDNLSLILTAESGYVGRSRLTFDPALSPEMGGYIASKLSVQLKGPDWRVAAFVSNPNNTQGDTFAYGNPFSFGQVRQVTPQRPRTLSLLLSRTF, from the coding sequence GTGAGGATCCTCCCGGAGGCGCCGGAGGCGGCCGGCGCTGCGCCGACGCCGTCGAAACCCGGCCCCCAGCCTCTCCCCGACCCAGTCGCGGAGATCCTGGTCACCGCCACCAAACGGCCGGTGGCCTATGACCGGCTGCCGGCCTCCCTCAGCCTGATCTCCGCCAGCCAGCTCCAGATCACCGGCGCGACCGATGCGGCCGGAGCCGTGCGCCAGGTGGCCGGGGTCACCATGACCAATCTCGGTCCGGGCCGGGACAAGATCCTGCTGCGCGGCCTCTCCGACGGCGCCTTCACGGGCCGCACCCGGTCCACGGTCGGCACCTTCCTCGACTATGTGCCCATCACCTACAACGCCCCCGACCCCGACCTGCGGCTGGCCGACGTGCAGGCGATCGAGGTCCTGCGCGGCCCCCAGGGCGCGCTCTATGGCGGCGGCTCGCTCAGCGGCGTCTACCGGATCATCACGCGCAAGCCCGAATTCAATCTGCTGCAGGGGGCGCTCACTGCCGGCGCCGCCTGGACCGAGACCGGCTCCCCCGGCTACGAGGCCGAGGGCATGGTCAACCTGCCCCTGGTCCACGACCGCGCCGCCCTGAGGCTGGTGGCCTATACCGAGGTCGAGGGCGGCTATCTCGACGATGTGAACCTGCGCCTCTCCGACGTGGACCAGACCAAGCGGATCGGTGGCCGCCTGGCCCTGGCGGTCCAGATCAACGACACCTGGAGCGTGACGGTCGGCGGCGCCGTCCAGCAGCTGGATTCCAACGACACCCAGTACGTCACGCCTGGCCCCAACCGCCTGCGACGCGCCAACCGGATCCGCGAAAGGCATAAGAACGACTTTGGCGAGGCGGCCGTCACCGTGATCGGATCTGGCGACTGGGGACGGCTGGAATCCTCCACGGCCTATGTTCGCCACGCCTATTCCAGCCTCTACGACGCCTCGGCCGCCCTCAACCTCTACGGATCCAGCACGGCGGATCTGGGAGTCTTCGAGGAGTACACCAAGGTGGACATGGTGGTGGAGGACGCGGTGCTGACCTCCCCCGGCGACAGCCGGCTGCAATGGCTCGCCGGGCTCTACGGCGCCTGGACCCTGGAGAAGAGCCCGTCGGTCCTGCGGGTGCGCGCCACCGCCGGGCCGCCCGTACCGGTCTATGTCGACGACCGCAGCGACCGGCTGATCACCTCAGCGGTCTACGGCCAGGCCTCCTACCGTCTGGCCCGCGGCTGGACCCTGGCGGCGGGCGCCCGGGTGTTCGAGACAGACCTGCGCACCAGTTCCGCCGTCCAGGCCCCCCTGACCGGCGCGACGCGCGCCTTCACCCGCAAGGCCCAGTTCAAGGGATGGTCGCCTCAACTCACCCTGCAACACGACTTCCAGAGCGGCGCCATGCTCTACCTGCTCGCTTCCGAGGGCGGCCGACCGGGCGGGTTCAATTCGGGTGGCATTTCGGCCCCGGCCCCGTCGCGCAAGACCTTTCAGCCCGACCGCCTGCGCAACTTCGAGGTGGGGACTAAATTGCGCCTCTTCGACCGCCGGCTGAGCGTCCAGTCGGCGGTCTTCTACGACCTGTGGAACAACATCCAGACCGACCAGTACCTGCCGTCCGGCCTGCCCTACACCGCCAATGTCGGCGACGGACGCAATATCGGGCTGGAGATCGAAGCCACCTGGCGGCCGACCACGACTCTGACCGTCCAGGCCAACGCCCTGCTGAATTCCTCCAAGGTGACGAAGGTCAATCCGATCTTCGCCACCCGCGTCCAGGACCGCCTGCCCGGCGTGCCTGACGCGTCCGTCGGCGCCCTGGCCACCTATGAGCGACCCTTGCGGGATAACCTGTCCCTGATCCTCACCGCCGAAAGCGGCTATGTCGGCCGGTCCCGCCTGACCTTCGATCCAGCCCTGTCGCCGGAGATGGGCGGCTACATCGCCAGCAAGCTGTCGGTGCAGCTGAAAGGCCCCGACTGGCGGGTCGCCGCCTTTGTCAGCAACCCGAACAACACCCAGGGCGACACCTTCGCCTACGGCAATCCCTTCAGTTTCGGCCAGGTCCGCCAGGTCACCCCGCAGCGTCCCCGAACCCTCAGCCTGCTCCTTTCGCGCACATTTTGA
- a CDS encoding glycosyltransferase family 2 protein, protein MTRLSALVCVHNEEARLADCLARLAFCDEIVVVADRCTDRSESIALEYGARVVSGSFPLEGPRKEAGIAACSGQWVIEIDADEWVSVQLAQEIRRTVENISQGDYFQIPVDNYVGHRLVRQGWGGSFGTSSVARLYRNGVKHWKSQRVHPGVTFTGVLAGSLTTPIKHTVDDDIGDMVDRLNRYTALRAQDLADIGQPGGVGDNVFRGFRRFYKCFVSRKGYREGELGFLIALMAGVYPVLSCLRAREILAVRALAAQASLVELRPGDLQRTAPLREVAA, encoded by the coding sequence ATGACCAGGTTGTCCGCGTTGGTGTGTGTCCACAACGAAGAAGCGCGGCTTGCCGACTGCCTCGCGCGTCTGGCCTTCTGCGACGAGATCGTTGTGGTCGCCGACCGCTGCACCGACCGGTCTGAATCCATCGCCCTGGAATACGGCGCGCGCGTCGTCAGCGGCAGCTTTCCTCTCGAAGGCCCCCGCAAGGAGGCCGGGATCGCCGCCTGCTCCGGCCAATGGGTCATCGAGATCGACGCCGATGAGTGGGTCAGCGTCCAGCTCGCCCAGGAAATCCGCCGGACGGTGGAGAACATCTCGCAGGGCGACTACTTCCAGATCCCCGTGGACAACTATGTCGGACACCGCCTGGTGCGCCAGGGCTGGGGCGGCTCCTTCGGCACCTCGTCGGTGGCGAGGCTCTATCGCAACGGGGTCAAGCACTGGAAAAGCCAGCGCGTGCATCCCGGCGTGACCTTCACCGGCGTCCTGGCGGGCTCGCTCACCACCCCGATCAAGCACACGGTGGACGACGACATCGGCGACATGGTCGATCGCTTGAACCGCTACACCGCCCTGCGCGCCCAGGACCTGGCCGACATCGGCCAGCCGGGTGGGGTCGGCGACAACGTGTTCCGCGGCTTCCGCCGGTTCTACAAGTGCTTCGTCTCCCGCAAGGGCTATCGCGAGGGCGAACTCGGTTTCCTGATCGCCCTGATGGCCGGCGTCTATCCGGTGCTGTCCTGTCTGCGGGCCCGCGAGATCCTGGCGGTCCGCGCCCTGGCGGCCCAGGCCTCCCTGGTGGAGCTGCGTCCCGGCGATCTACAGCGCACCGCGCCATTGCGCGAGGTCGCCGCCTAG
- a CDS encoding PQQ-dependent sugar dehydrogenase, with product MRSVLLAASVVALGLSACSQGVSDPFAGFGPKPALPTPTKSALPTVNVAKFVGWPKDGAPKAPPGFVVTRFADGLDHPRWLLVLPNGDVLAAESSSEAGKPQGFKDFIAQLIQKRAGALQVSPNKIMLLRDSDGDGVADTKAVFAQGLKRPFGMALVGDTLYVANDDSIVAFPYAEGQTQVQGTGTKVFDLPGGPINHHWTKNIVASPDGQKLYATVGSNSNVGENGLPAEAGRAQIVEFTLPEGPSRTYATGLRNPNGMDWEPVTGKLWTAVNERDELGDDLVPDYMTSVTPGGFYGWPYSYYGQHVDIRVSPQQPDLVAKALVPDYALGPHTASLGLTFYRADAFPAAYKGGVFIGQHGSWNRKPLNGYRVVFVPFAGGKPAGPPQVFLSGFLNAKQQAQGRPVGVAVDNTGALLVADDSGDIVWRVANATPPPAPVAAPSKP from the coding sequence ATGCGTTCGGTTTTGTTGGCGGCGTCCGTGGTGGCGCTCGGTCTGTCAGCCTGTAGCCAGGGCGTCTCCGATCCGTTCGCGGGGTTCGGCCCCAAGCCCGCCCTGCCGACCCCCACCAAGAGCGCCCTGCCGACGGTGAACGTCGCCAAGTTCGTGGGCTGGCCCAAGGATGGCGCGCCCAAGGCCCCGCCCGGATTCGTTGTGACGCGGTTCGCCGACGGCCTGGACCACCCCCGCTGGCTGCTGGTCCTCCCCAATGGCGACGTGCTGGCCGCCGAGTCCTCATCCGAGGCCGGCAAGCCCCAGGGTTTCAAGGACTTCATCGCCCAGCTGATCCAGAAGCGCGCCGGCGCCCTGCAGGTCAGCCCCAACAAGATCATGCTGCTGCGGGACTCCGACGGCGACGGCGTGGCCGACACCAAGGCGGTCTTCGCCCAGGGCCTGAAGCGTCCCTTCGGCATGGCCCTGGTGGGCGACACCCTCTACGTGGCCAACGACGACTCCATCGTCGCCTTCCCCTATGCGGAAGGCCAGACCCAGGTGCAGGGAACCGGGACCAAGGTCTTCGACCTGCCGGGCGGCCCGATCAACCACCACTGGACCAAGAACATCGTCGCCAGCCCCGACGGCCAGAAGCTGTACGCCACGGTCGGCTCCAACTCCAACGTCGGCGAGAACGGCCTGCCGGCCGAGGCGGGCCGCGCCCAGATCGTCGAGTTCACCCTGCCTGAAGGCCCCAGCCGCACCTATGCGACCGGCCTGCGCAATCCCAACGGCATGGATTGGGAGCCTGTCACCGGCAAGCTGTGGACCGCGGTCAACGAACGCGACGAGCTCGGCGACGACCTGGTCCCCGACTACATGACCAGCGTCACCCCGGGCGGCTTCTACGGCTGGCCCTATAGCTACTACGGCCAGCACGTCGACATCCGCGTCAGCCCGCAGCAGCCCGACCTGGTGGCCAAGGCCCTGGTCCCCGACTACGCGCTGGGTCCCCACACGGCCTCGCTGGGCCTGACCTTCTACCGGGCCGACGCCTTCCCGGCCGCCTACAAGGGCGGGGTGTTCATCGGCCAGCACGGCTCCTGGAACCGCAAGCCGCTGAACGGCTATCGCGTGGTCTTCGTGCCCTTCGCGGGCGGCAAGCCCGCCGGCCCGCCGCAGGTCTTCCTATCAGGCTTCCTCAACGCCAAACAGCAGGCCCAGGGCCGTCCGGTCGGCGTGGCGGTGGATAACACCGGCGCCCTGCTGGTGGCTGATGACAGCGGTGACATCGTCTGGCGCGTGGCCAACGCCACCCCGCCGCCCGCGCCCGTCGCCGCGCCGTCGAAACCCTAG
- a CDS encoding TonB-dependent receptor plug domain-containing protein — translation MGMLMIAAAVAALAAAEPSADVTPAKAATSETGVIAYPASFFAEASPSTAYDMVIRVPGFSFDKGTVVRGLAGSGGNVLIDGEPAVAKNDALDEILKRIPAGAVAHVDLIRGGAPGIDMQGRTVVVNLVRKSTAGFRGATTTGAYFVYDGRTLGSFRAEGQWRWAGGRAAEASIILGYGPDDQLGDGRRIRTAANGSTLILSDVDADGKGLKQWTTGAYETPLAGGKLRLNAAYMMTPYSAEVTDRLRFPGGKEYQYDTMDRLQAEVGGRYTRHLTPRLDLEAVAFQQWNNNDTKSRFEGANLIRQFEGDRKTTESVGRGHVRFAQSPTLTWEFGAEGAYNKLDNTTTLFQNGAKVRVPAASVLVTEKRGEVFGTATWRPSEAITVEAGLRQERSTISSEGDVLLEKQLQFTKPRVAVTWSATPTTQVRLRVEREVGQLNFDDFVAPSSVASTGTVIAGNPDLSPQQAWVVEAAVEQRFWKSGAAILTLRHYELTDVIDRAPIFGAGGSVADAPGNIGEGTKDEVQASLSLPLDRFHIPAAQLKAQAVWRRSEVTDPLTLQAREISGLRHMEWDLHFTQDLARWKSNWGIDVNKGGSNANDFYGWRDRAYRLSEIETRKLDTWVTLFGEYKPKPDLSVRLELLNVTERSAERIREVYAGPRDRSALLYTDVRDLRWGRVWNLRIRKSF, via the coding sequence ATGGGTATGCTGATGATCGCGGCGGCAGTGGCCGCTCTAGCCGCGGCCGAGCCGTCGGCCGACGTGACGCCCGCGAAGGCCGCCACCTCCGAAACCGGCGTCATCGCCTATCCCGCCAGCTTCTTCGCCGAGGCCTCGCCCTCGACCGCCTATGACATGGTCATCCGGGTGCCGGGCTTCTCCTTCGACAAGGGGACGGTGGTCCGCGGCCTGGCCGGATCGGGCGGCAACGTCCTGATCGACGGTGAGCCGGCGGTGGCCAAGAACGACGCCCTGGACGAGATCCTCAAGCGCATCCCGGCCGGCGCCGTGGCTCATGTCGACCTGATCCGCGGCGGCGCGCCCGGCATCGACATGCAGGGCCGCACGGTGGTGGTCAACCTGGTGCGCAAGTCGACCGCGGGCTTCCGGGGGGCGACCACGACGGGCGCCTACTTCGTCTATGACGGCCGCACCCTGGGCAGTTTCCGCGCGGAGGGCCAGTGGCGCTGGGCCGGAGGCCGCGCGGCTGAGGCCTCGATCATCCTGGGCTACGGGCCCGACGACCAGCTGGGCGATGGGCGACGTATCCGCACGGCGGCGAACGGCTCGACCCTGATCCTCTCCGATGTCGACGCTGACGGGAAAGGCCTGAAGCAATGGACCACCGGCGCCTATGAGACCCCGCTGGCGGGCGGCAAGCTGCGTCTGAACGCTGCCTATATGATGACCCCCTATTCGGCGGAGGTCACCGATCGCCTGCGCTTCCCGGGCGGCAAGGAATACCAGTACGACACCATGGACCGGCTGCAGGCCGAGGTGGGGGGGCGATACACCCGCCACTTGACGCCGCGCCTGGACCTGGAGGCCGTGGCGTTCCAGCAGTGGAACAACAACGACACCAAGTCCCGCTTCGAAGGCGCAAACCTGATCCGTCAGTTCGAGGGCGATCGGAAGACCACCGAGAGCGTCGGGCGCGGCCATGTACGCTTCGCCCAATCGCCGACCCTGACCTGGGAGTTCGGGGCGGAGGGGGCCTACAACAAGCTCGACAACACGACGACCCTTTTCCAGAACGGAGCCAAGGTGCGCGTGCCGGCGGCCAGCGTCCTGGTGACCGAGAAGCGCGGCGAGGTCTTCGGGACAGCCACCTGGCGGCCAAGCGAGGCCATCACCGTCGAGGCCGGCCTGCGCCAGGAGCGCTCCACCATCTCCTCGGAGGGGGACGTGCTGCTGGAGAAGCAGCTGCAGTTCACCAAGCCCCGGGTGGCGGTGACCTGGTCGGCGACGCCGACGACCCAGGTGCGCCTGCGGGTCGAGCGTGAGGTCGGGCAGCTCAACTTCGACGACTTCGTGGCCCCGTCCTCGGTGGCCAGCACCGGCACGGTGATCGCGGGCAATCCCGACCTGTCGCCGCAGCAGGCCTGGGTGGTGGAGGCCGCCGTCGAGCAGCGGTTCTGGAAAAGCGGGGCGGCGATCCTGACCTTGCGCCACTACGAGCTCACCGACGTCATCGACCGCGCGCCGATCTTCGGAGCCGGTGGCAGCGTCGCCGACGCCCCGGGCAATATCGGGGAGGGGACCAAGGATGAGGTCCAGGCCAGCCTCAGCCTGCCGCTGGACCGCTTCCATATCCCGGCCGCCCAACTGAAGGCCCAGGCGGTGTGGCGGCGTTCGGAGGTGACTGATCCGCTGACCCTGCAGGCCCGCGAGATCTCCGGCCTGCGCCACATGGAGTGGGACCTGCACTTCACCCAGGACCTGGCCCGGTGGAAATCAAACTGGGGGATCGACGTCAACAAGGGCGGGTCCAACGCTAACGACTTCTATGGCTGGCGCGATAGGGCCTATCGGCTGTCGGAGATCGAGACCCGCAAGCTGGACACCTGGGTCACCCTGTTCGGCGAATACAAGCCCAAGCCTGACCTCAGCGTGCGCCTGGAGCTGCTGAATGTCACCGAGCGCAGCGCCGAACGTATCCGCGAGGTCTATGCGGGGCCGCGCGACCGCAGCGCCCTGCTCTATACTGACGTCCGCGACCTGCGCTGGGGCAGGGTCTGGAATCTCCGGATCCGCAAGAGCTTCTAG
- a CDS encoding SDR family NAD(P)-dependent oxidoreductase, giving the protein MSQPRIVAVTGAFGILGAAVARAAAGQGAKVALIDFSKTAPEGLVEACGPDAVALPGVDLTDPDTAKAAVDEAAARLGGLDVLINVAGGFAWQTHADGDPAVWDRLYAMNVKTTANASRAAIPHLKASAAGRIINIGANGAVKSGAGMGAYAASKAGVHRLTESLAEELKGQVTVNAVLPSIIDTPTNRADMPDADFASWVTPDELAAVILFLASPAASAVTGALIPVTGRV; this is encoded by the coding sequence TTGAGCCAGCCACGCATCGTCGCCGTCACCGGCGCATTCGGCATCCTCGGCGCCGCCGTCGCCCGCGCCGCGGCCGGGCAGGGGGCCAAGGTCGCCCTCATCGACTTTTCCAAGACCGCGCCCGAGGGGCTGGTGGAGGCCTGTGGGCCGGACGCCGTGGCGCTGCCCGGCGTCGACCTCACCGATCCCGACACGGCCAAGGCGGCTGTCGATGAGGCCGCCGCGCGGTTGGGCGGACTGGATGTCCTGATCAATGTGGCCGGGGGCTTCGCCTGGCAGACCCACGCCGACGGCGACCCGGCGGTCTGGGACAGGCTCTACGCCATGAACGTCAAGACGACGGCCAATGCGAGCCGCGCGGCCATTCCGCACCTGAAGGCCAGCGCGGCGGGCCGGATCATCAACATCGGGGCCAATGGCGCGGTGAAGTCCGGCGCCGGCATGGGCGCCTACGCCGCCTCCAAGGCGGGCGTCCACCGCCTGACCGAAAGCCTGGCCGAGGAGCTGAAAGGGCAGGTGACGGTCAACGCCGTCCTGCCCTCGATCATCGACACCCCCACCAACCGCGCCGACATGCCCGACGCCGATTTCGCAAGCTGGGTGACGCCCGACGAGCTGGCCGCGGTGATCCTGTTCCTGGCGTCGCCCGCCGCCAGCGCGGTCACCGGCGCCCTGATCCCGGTCACCGGGCGGGTCTGA